CAAACCCCACTCCGTCGTCCCCCGCCTTCCGGGAATTCAAGGAGCCCTTCGCTCGGTTTCCGGGCACGGGAAAGCCGTCCTCGCCCTCCACGGCATCACATGATCGACCGGACGTCCGAGGCAAACGCCGGAGACCTGCCCGGCGGCGGACGAACCGTTCGGGACGCCCGGCGGGCCGGACCGGACGGGCCGTCCGCGCGGGCACCGGTCAGCGGGCGCGGCGGCGCCGCGCCAGGTGGCGTGCGACGAGGGCCGCGACCAAGGCCGCCAGACCGGCGAGGACGTAGCGCTGGTAGCGGGTGACCTCGTCGTACACGGTCGTGATGTGGCTGCCGGCGAGGTGGGCCAGGGTCGCCCAGAAACCGACCCACAGGGCCGCGCCGAGCGTGTTGAAGACGAGGAAGCGCCGCCAGGGCATGCCCGAGGCGCCGGCGACGATGCCGTTGGCCTGGCGCAGGCCCTCGATGAAGCGGGCCACGGTGACGATCTTGCCGCCGTGCCGCCCGAAGAACTCCTCGGTGGTCCGGAAGCGCTCCGGCGTCAGGAACACGTAGCGGCCCCAGCGGTGCACGAAGGCCCGGCCGCCGCCGCGGCCGATCAGATAGCCGATGTTGTCACCGGCCACGGCGGCGGCGAACGCGACCGCCGCCACGACGGCGATGTCCAGCCGGCCGGCCCCGGCGTAGACACCGGCGGCGATCAGGATCGTCTCGCCGGGTGCCGGAACCCCGAAGTCCTCCACGAGGACCACGGCACCGACGGCCCAGTAGCCGTAGTGGCCGAGCAGGGGGGCCAGGTGCGCGAGCGGGCCTGGCAGGGGAGGGGCGGCCATGCCTCCCACCGTACGTGAGCACCGGTCGCCGGCCGGGGCCGCCGGGAGGAGGCACCGCTAGCGGACCGGAGCGGGGCCGTTCCCGCCGCCCGGGCCGGGCTGGCAGGTGTGGCACAGTTCGTGCTCCCCGTCGCGGGTCACGACCGTTCCCCAGCCGAGGCAGTGTTCGCAGCCGCGGGCCAGGTAGAGGTCGGGGTGGGGCGGGAGGTGGGGGCCGTGGGGGCTGTGGTGGGCTCCGTGCGCCATGCGGTGAGCGGCTCCTTGGAGTCGGGCGGGCGGGGTCCGGCGCTCACCATTATGTCTGATTTTTTCGTTATGTCTGTGATGCGTGTCACTCGGTGCCGCAGTCGGTCCCGGACCCCGGCCGGGCGTCGCGCCACAGATCCGCTCCGCCGTCCGCCGCCCGCCGCGCGGTCGTCGATCGTCGGCGCGGCACGGCGGATGACCGGTCGAGCCGTGTGCACGTTGCTGGTGTGACGGATGGGAAGCCGGGCAGGAGCATGGGGCGTGCGGCGTCCGCCCGGGCGGACCGGATGGGTGCCGCGGAATGACACGGTGTGCCGGCAGTGAGGAGGGAGGCGCCCGTGAGCGGGGCGATACCCGAGGGAGAGCGGCGAACCGGGGCCGGGCCCAGGATTCCCAGGACCGTCGCGGACCTGCCGCGCCAGGTCCGCGAGGAACTGACGCGCAGGCTGCGCCGCAACCGGCGGGCCTTCCGCAGCGACGACGTCCAGGTGATCGAGCGGCCGCTGCTCAAACGCGCGGTCGGCGCCTCCGCGCTCGGCAACTGCATGGAGTGGTTCGACTTCGGCGTCTACAGCTACCTCGCCGCCACCCTCGGCAAGGTCTTCTTCCCCGGCGCCTCCCCGGCCACGCAGGTGATCTCCTCCTTCGCGACCTTCGCCGCCGCCTTCGTCGTACGACCGCTCGGCGGCCTGGTCTTCGGGCCGCTCGGCGACCGGATCGGTCGGCAGAAGGTGCTCGCCACCACCATGATCATGATGGCCGCGGGCACCTTCGCCATCGGCCTCATCCCGGGTTACGGCACCATCGGCATCGCCGCGCCCGTGCTGCTGCTGCTGGCCCGCATGGTGCAGGGCTTCTCCACCGGCGGGGAGTACGGCGGGGCCACCACCTTCGTCGCCGAGTACTCGCCGGACCGCAGGCGGGGCTTCCTGTCCAGCTGGCTCGACTTCGGCACGTTCGCCGGCTACGCCCTCGGCTCCGTCCTCGTCACCGTGCTCAACGCGCTGCTGAGCGACGCACAGATGCTCTCCTGGGGCTGGCGCATCCCCTTCCTGATCGCCGGGCCGCTCGGCGTGATCGGCCTGTACGTGCGGCTCAAACTGGAAGAGTCACCAGCCTTCCGGCAGCAACTGGACGCCCACGAGAAGAGCCTGGCGCAGGAGTCGGCGGGCAGCGAGTTCCGCGACATCCTCCGCAACCACTGGCGCGGACTGCTGGTCTGTGCGGGGCTGGTGCTGCTCTACAACGTCACCAACTACACGGTCACCGGTTACCTGCCGACCTACCAGACCGAGACGCTGGGCCGCTCCAGCGGCTCCGCCGACGTGCTGGTGCTGATCGGCATGGCGTGGATCGTCGTCCTGATCACCTTCATCGGCCGGCTCAGCGACCGCGTCGGCCGGCGGCCCGTGTACGGCGCCGCCGCCGCGGCGATGATCGTGCTGGCCGTGCCGTCGTTCCTGCTGATCAAGGCGGAGGGGGCCTGGCCGCCCGTCCTCGGGGCGCTGCTCCTGTCCACGCTGCTGGCCTGCTTCGCCGCGCCCAGCGCGGCCACCCTGCCCGCGCTGTTCCCGACGGCCGTCCGGTACGCCGCCATGGGCATCGGTTTCAACTTCGCCGTCGCCGCCTTCGGCGGCACCACCCCGCTGGTCACCGCCGCGCTGGTCGACATCAGCGGGGACGACCTGATGCCCGCCTACTACCTGATGCTGGCCGGCGCCATCGGCCTCGCGACCGTGCGGTTCCTGCCCGAGAGCGCCCAGGTGCCGCTCAGCGGCTCGCAGCCGATGGTCGGTTCGCAGGAGGAACGCCGCGAACTGATCACCGCGTCCAAGGACCTGTACACCTTCGCGGAGCAAGGGGCGCGCTCCCAGCAGCCGTCCCGCGGATGAGACGGGCCGCCGAGGGAGGCCGGCCGCCCGGGGCACCGGCCCGGCCGGGACTCCCGCGCCCCGGGCGGGACGCGGCAGGTCCACCGGGCCCGTCGCCGGGGACGTGGCCCGGCGCGGTGCCCCGGCGGGCCGTGACGCGCCGGACCGGGACGACGCGGACGGCACCCGCCGGCGGACGACGGCGGTGGTGGCCGGTGGAGCGGATCACAGGACAGGCGGGCCCCGTCCCGCCCGGCTCGTCGGTGGCGCACTCGCCGCCCGCGTCCCCGACGAGGAAAGATGGGCGGCGAGCGAACGATCACACCATGCGATCACATCGACGCGGAGGAAACCGACACATGCCGCACGAGCGAGCGGGCCGGCCGGCCGGTCCCGAGGACCTTGTCGACGTGGCCCGACTGGTCACGGCCTACTACGCGCTGCACCCCGACCCGGCCGACCCGGCGCAGCGGGTGGCGTTCGGCACGTCGGGACACCGGGGATCGTCCCTGGCGAGCGCCTTCAACGAGGACCACATCGCCGCCACCAGCCAGGCCATCTGCGAGTACCGGACCGTGGGCGGCGTCGACGGCCCCCTGTTCCTGGGCGCCGACACCCACGCCCTGTCCGAGCCAGCCAAGGTCACCGCGCTGGAGGTGTTCGCCGCCAACGGCGTCACCGTGCTCATCGACGCAGCGGACGGCTACACGCCCACCCCGGCGGTCTCGCACGCCATCCTCACCCACAACCGCGGCCGCACCTCGGGCCTCGCGGACGGGGTCGTCGTCACCCCCTCCCACAACCCGCCGGCCGACGGCGGCTTCAAGTACAACCCGCCCAGCGGCGGCCCCGCCGCCTCCGACGCGACCTCCTGGATCCAGGACCGCGCCAACCAGATCATCGCCGGCGGCCTGAAGGACGTGCGCCGGGTGCCGTACGCCCGTGCGCTCGCCGCCGCCACCACGCGGCGGTACGACTTCCTGGGCACCTACGTCGCCGACCTGCCGAGCGTGCTGGACCTCGACGCCGTCCGCGCCGCCG
This is a stretch of genomic DNA from Streptomyces sp. TG1A-8. It encodes these proteins:
- a CDS encoding DedA family protein; translated protein: MAAPPLPGPLAHLAPLLGHYGYWAVGAVVLVEDFGVPAPGETILIAAGVYAGAGRLDIAVVAAVAFAAAVAGDNIGYLIGRGGGRAFVHRWGRYVFLTPERFRTTEEFFGRHGGKIVTVARFIEGLRQANGIVAGASGMPWRRFLVFNTLGAALWVGFWATLAHLAGSHITTVYDEVTRYQRYVLAGLAALVAALVARHLARRRRAR
- a CDS encoding MFS transporter encodes the protein MPRTVADLPRQVREELTRRLRRNRRAFRSDDVQVIERPLLKRAVGASALGNCMEWFDFGVYSYLAATLGKVFFPGASPATQVISSFATFAAAFVVRPLGGLVFGPLGDRIGRQKVLATTMIMMAAGTFAIGLIPGYGTIGIAAPVLLLLARMVQGFSTGGEYGGATTFVAEYSPDRRRGFLSSWLDFGTFAGYALGSVLVTVLNALLSDAQMLSWGWRIPFLIAGPLGVIGLYVRLKLEESPAFRQQLDAHEKSLAQESAGSEFRDILRNHWRGLLVCAGLVLLYNVTNYTVTGYLPTYQTETLGRSSGSADVLVLIGMAWIVVLITFIGRLSDRVGRRPVYGAAAAAMIVLAVPSFLLIKAEGAWPPVLGALLLSTLLACFAAPSAATLPALFPTAVRYAAMGIGFNFAVAAFGGTTPLVTAALVDISGDDLMPAYYLMLAGAIGLATVRFLPESAQVPLSGSQPMVGSQEERRELITASKDLYTFAEQGARSQQPSRG